One genomic region from Phoenix dactylifera cultivar Barhee BC4 unplaced genomic scaffold, palm_55x_up_171113_PBpolish2nd_filt_p 000261F, whole genome shotgun sequence encodes:
- the LOC103717348 gene encoding uncharacterized protein LOC103717348 produces the protein MLPAPTRPPSRWALTGPFSWCCDTSGCLSSWCCRGCAGGSGMRSLATGFCGSTPPSSRAAKLKSLSPLDCWKITDAGLLQVADRNPGITKLYGPGCIYSTADGVTKVVKQLFECKGNLKHLHLHGLCRISKEHPDVLNSFLCKNDPQQISRPSFYRYRHSLSMNQPTALRWDHITDFGCINSSLCNYLISEIDELAVEH, from the exons ATGCTGCCGGCGCCGACCAGACCGCCGAGCAGATGGGCCCTCACGGGGCCCTTTTCTTGGTGCTGTGATACCTCCGGTTGCCTGAGCTCTTGGTGTTGCAGGGGGTGTGCAGGCGGTTCAGGGATGCGATCACTGGCGACGGGCTTCTGTGGCAGCACGCCGCCGTCGAGCCGCGCGGCAAAGTTGAAGTCTTTGTCTCCGTTAGATTGCTGGAAGATCACCGATGCCGGGCTCCTGCAGGTCGCCGATCGGAATCCCGGCATCACCAAG CTCTATGGACCTGGATGCATATACTCAACTGCTGATGGTGTCACGAAAGTAGTGAAGCAACTTTTTGAGTGCAAGGGCAATCTAAAGCATCTTCATCTCCATGGTCTCTGCCGCATATCAAAAGAGCATCCTGATGTCCTCAACTCTTTTTTGTGCAAAAACGATCCACAACAAATTTCACGACCATCTTTCTACAGGTACAGGCATTCTCTCTCAATGAATCAACCAACTGCCTTACGTTGGGATCACATAACTGATTTCGGCTGCATAAACTCCAGCTTATGTAATTATTTAATATCTGAAATTGATGAGTTGGCTGTTGAACACTAA
- the LOC103717349 gene encoding transcription factor MYB20-like: MGRQPCCDKVGLKKGAWTAEEDKKLINFILSNRQCCWRAVPKLAGLLRCGKSCRLRWTNYLRPDLKRGLLSESEEKLVIELHSQLGNRWSKIAAHLPGRTDNEIKNHWNTHIKKKLRKMGIDPLTHKPIASTVDQQQQEGDASVHGNDKNEQLCVQCPSKMTQEEAEERSITRSSDPVETDAFLSKSPGFCTDEVPMIEPHEIIVPCASSTPSISSVSISSSCSSSSSDAKADEIQLPCMDWPESLFLWGLDDFMGLDFLNDDGDGKLGLDPPSQYQRTAFDQESWKFELF, translated from the exons atgGGGAGGCAGCCATGCTGTGATAAGGTGGGGCTGAAGAAGGGGGCATGGACAGCAGAGGAGGACAAGAAGCTCATCAACTTTATCCTCAGCAATCGCCAATGCTGCTGGAGAGCTGTGCCAAAGCTAGCAG GATTGCTTAGGTGTGGGAAGAGTTGCAGGCTGAGATGGACAAACTATCTCAGGCCTGATTTGAAGAGAGGATTGCTGTCAGAGTCTGAGGAGAAGCTGGTCATTGAACTCCATTCTCAACTTGGGAAcag ATGGTCCAAAATTGCTGCTCATCTCCCTGGTAGAACTGATAATGAGATAAAGAACCATTGGAACACCCACATCAAGAAGAAGCTAAGGAAAATGGGAATTGACCCCCTCACTCACAAGCCCATCGCTTCAACTGTTGATCAGCAGCAGCAGGAAGGGGATGCTTCGGTGCATGGAAATGATAAAAATGAGCAGCTCTGCGTGCAGTGTCCTTCAAAGATGACGCAAGAGGAAGCAGAGGAGAGGAGCATCACACGCTCATCCGATCCTGTAGAGACTGATGCATTTCTTAGCAAATCCCCGGGATTTTGCACGGATGAAGTACCCATGATTGAGCCTCATGAGATCATAGTCCCTTGTGCCTCCTCAACCCCCTCCATCTCCTCTGTTTCTATATCATCATCAtgctcttcttccagctctgaTGCTAAAGCTGATGAAATCCAACTTCCATGCATGGACTGGCCGGAATCATTGTTCCTCTGGGGGCTCGACGACTTCATGGGGCTGGATTTTCTGAATGATGATGGAGATGGAAAACTAGGTCTCGATCCTCCTAGCCAATATCAAAGAACTGCTTTTGATCAGGAGTCTTGGAAATTTGAGCTTTTCTGA